A single window of Eucalyptus grandis isolate ANBG69807.140 chromosome 1, ASM1654582v1, whole genome shotgun sequence DNA harbors:
- the LOC104439538 gene encoding heavy metal-associated isoprenylated plant protein 6 isoform X2 — MGEKEGPKNEGEKKDDGNGTAVVLKMDMHCRGCAKKIRQAVKKSGGVEDVKVDFASNKLTVTGKVEPAKIKDALETKTKRKVEIVSPLPKKDGGGDKKPEEKTEKKPEKKTEEKNAEDKKAEDKKPKETTVVFKIRTHCDSCIRKMNKIISRIEGVNAVSIDEAKDLVTVTGTADPKEMITYLREKFNRSVEVVPPPAAKKDDGASDKKDKEGGGGKKKDKQVGGGGDKKEKEAAAGGGEKDGGGKKKGKGESEKEDGGGSEAPKMEMSKMEYGGHSAPPPMYWSEGTSYAQSYAHNYAPTQSYPHNYAHNYAMEPYNYQAGYANQGYPNHYAHEGYPNHYTHEGYGMPMDHRLHPMDPRLNPPQMFSDENPNACSVM, encoded by the exons ATGGGCGAG AAGGAAGGCCCCAAGAACGAGGGCGAGAAGAAGGACGACGGGAATGGGACCGCCGTCGTCCTCAAGATGGACATGCACTGCCGCGGTTGCGCCAAAAAAATCCGGCAAGCTGTCAAGAAATCGGGCG GCGTTGAAGACGTGAAGGTCGACTTTGCCAGCAACAAACTAACGGTGACTGGGAAAGTCGAACCCGCGAAGATCAAGGATGCATTGGAGACGAAGACGAAAAGGAAGGTGGAGATCGTTTCTCCGCTGCCCAAGAAAGATGGAGGTGGTGATAAGAAGCCTGAggagaaaacagagaagaaaccagagaagaaaacagaggaGAAGAATGCAGAGGACAAGAAGGCAGAGGACAAGAAACCCAAAGAG ACGACGGTGGTTTTTAAAATCAGGACGCACTGCGACAGCTGCATTCGGAAGATGAACAAGATCATTTCGAGGATCGAAG GGGTGAACGCGGTGAGCATCGACGAAGCCAAGGATCTAGTGACTGTAACCGGGACGGCGGACCCTAAGGAAATGATTACGTACCTCAGGGAGAAATTCAATAGGAGCGTCGAGGTGGTGCCGCCGCCAGCGGCAAAGAAGGACGACGGAGCTTCAGACAAGAAGGACAAAGAAGGCGGAGGCGGCAAGAAGAAGGACAAACAAGTGGGGGGCGGTGGagacaagaaagagaaagaagctgcCGCTGGTGGTGGCGAGAAGGACGGCGGTGGCAAGAAAAAGGGCAAGGGAGAGAGTGAAAAGGAGGATGGGGGCGGCAGCGAGGCCCCGAAGATGGAGATGAGCAAAATGGAATACGGTGGACACTCCGCGCCACCTCCGATGTATTGGTCGGAGGGGACCTCGTACGCCCAAAGTTACGCCCACAACTACGCCCCCACCCAAAGTTACCCCCACAACTACGCCCACAACTATGCCATGGAGCCATATAATTACCAAGCGGGCTATGCAAACCAAGGCTACCCAAATCACTACGCGCACGAAGGCTACCCAAATCACTACACGCACGAAGGCTACGGGATGCCTATGGACCATCGGTTGCACCCTATGGACCCACGCTTAAACCCCCCTCAAATGTTCAGTGACGAAAATCCGAATGCATGTTCAGTAATGTGA
- the LOC104439538 gene encoding heavy metal-associated isoprenylated plant protein 6 isoform X1 produces the protein MGEQKEGPKNEGEKKDDGNGTAVVLKMDMHCRGCAKKIRQAVKKSGGVEDVKVDFASNKLTVTGKVEPAKIKDALETKTKRKVEIVSPLPKKDGGGDKKPEEKTEKKPEKKTEEKNAEDKKAEDKKPKETTVVFKIRTHCDSCIRKMNKIISRIEGVNAVSIDEAKDLVTVTGTADPKEMITYLREKFNRSVEVVPPPAAKKDDGASDKKDKEGGGGKKKDKQVGGGGDKKEKEAAAGGGEKDGGGKKKGKGESEKEDGGGSEAPKMEMSKMEYGGHSAPPPMYWSEGTSYAQSYAHNYAPTQSYPHNYAHNYAMEPYNYQAGYANQGYPNHYAHEGYPNHYTHEGYGMPMDHRLHPMDPRLNPPQMFSDENPNACSVM, from the exons ATGGGCGAG CAGAAGGAAGGCCCCAAGAACGAGGGCGAGAAGAAGGACGACGGGAATGGGACCGCCGTCGTCCTCAAGATGGACATGCACTGCCGCGGTTGCGCCAAAAAAATCCGGCAAGCTGTCAAGAAATCGGGCG GCGTTGAAGACGTGAAGGTCGACTTTGCCAGCAACAAACTAACGGTGACTGGGAAAGTCGAACCCGCGAAGATCAAGGATGCATTGGAGACGAAGACGAAAAGGAAGGTGGAGATCGTTTCTCCGCTGCCCAAGAAAGATGGAGGTGGTGATAAGAAGCCTGAggagaaaacagagaagaaaccagagaagaaaacagaggaGAAGAATGCAGAGGACAAGAAGGCAGAGGACAAGAAACCCAAAGAG ACGACGGTGGTTTTTAAAATCAGGACGCACTGCGACAGCTGCATTCGGAAGATGAACAAGATCATTTCGAGGATCGAAG GGGTGAACGCGGTGAGCATCGACGAAGCCAAGGATCTAGTGACTGTAACCGGGACGGCGGACCCTAAGGAAATGATTACGTACCTCAGGGAGAAATTCAATAGGAGCGTCGAGGTGGTGCCGCCGCCAGCGGCAAAGAAGGACGACGGAGCTTCAGACAAGAAGGACAAAGAAGGCGGAGGCGGCAAGAAGAAGGACAAACAAGTGGGGGGCGGTGGagacaagaaagagaaagaagctgcCGCTGGTGGTGGCGAGAAGGACGGCGGTGGCAAGAAAAAGGGCAAGGGAGAGAGTGAAAAGGAGGATGGGGGCGGCAGCGAGGCCCCGAAGATGGAGATGAGCAAAATGGAATACGGTGGACACTCCGCGCCACCTCCGATGTATTGGTCGGAGGGGACCTCGTACGCCCAAAGTTACGCCCACAACTACGCCCCCACCCAAAGTTACCCCCACAACTACGCCCACAACTATGCCATGGAGCCATATAATTACCAAGCGGGCTATGCAAACCAAGGCTACCCAAATCACTACGCGCACGAAGGCTACCCAAATCACTACACGCACGAAGGCTACGGGATGCCTATGGACCATCGGTTGCACCCTATGGACCCACGCTTAAACCCCCCTCAAATGTTCAGTGACGAAAATCCGAATGCATGTTCAGTAATGTGA